One window from the genome of Pedobacter schmidteae encodes:
- the mgtE gene encoding magnesium transporter: MQSFELDKTDVSRIKLALSGDDEQLKVILGEYHASEIAILFENLNKEEKQRIINLLDVETASEVIAEMHEESHPEELLLQLDPDKRTEIVEELDYDDATDIISQLEEHEQKEILADLSEDDASSIRNLLSYHEETAGGLMNTEFIRINLNLTKKDAIDEIIRQSEEIEEFYTVFVVNDDNVFQGIVSLKDIIKAKGNVKITDLVKAEVAWVYPDTDQEEVARLISQYNITSIPVLDKDMKLLGRVTFDDVIDVLEDENTEDILKISGVSEDEELSGNWIEAVKSRLPWLILNLGTAFLASSVVRHFDGTIKQIVILPAYMTIIAGMGGNAATQALAVTVRRISLYDLTDSQAYRTVLKEFTVGLINGACTGAIVFLFALYFDSNPMLGLVIFLAMTGNLLIAGITGAGIPLALKRIGIDPAIASSIIITTFTDVFGFLLLLGLASKLLL, translated from the coding sequence ATGCAATCTTTCGAATTAGATAAGACAGATGTATCCAGAATTAAGCTGGCCTTAAGCGGTGATGATGAACAACTAAAAGTTATTCTGGGGGAGTACCATGCTTCAGAAATTGCCATTTTATTTGAGAACCTAAACAAAGAGGAGAAGCAAAGGATCATCAATTTACTGGATGTAGAAACTGCATCTGAGGTAATTGCGGAAATGCATGAGGAGTCGCATCCCGAAGAACTCTTACTTCAATTGGATCCCGATAAGCGTACTGAGATTGTTGAAGAGCTCGATTATGATGACGCTACGGACATTATCTCTCAGCTGGAAGAACATGAACAAAAAGAGATTCTGGCCGATCTGAGTGAGGATGATGCCTCGAGCATCAGAAACCTGCTGAGTTATCATGAGGAGACCGCCGGTGGTTTGATGAATACGGAGTTTATCCGCATTAACCTGAACCTGACAAAAAAAGATGCCATTGACGAGATCATTCGGCAAAGTGAAGAAATTGAAGAGTTTTACACCGTTTTTGTAGTAAATGACGACAATGTTTTTCAGGGGATTGTTTCTTTAAAAGACATCATCAAAGCTAAAGGGAATGTAAAAATAACTGATCTGGTAAAAGCTGAAGTAGCCTGGGTGTATCCTGATACTGACCAGGAAGAAGTAGCCAGGTTGATTTCGCAGTATAACATTACCAGTATTCCGGTACTGGACAAAGACATGAAACTACTGGGACGGGTTACCTTTGATGATGTGATTGATGTACTGGAAGATGAAAATACTGAAGACATCTTAAAGATTTCCGGGGTATCGGAAGATGAGGAACTAAGTGGTAACTGGATTGAAGCGGTCAAATCGCGTTTGCCCTGGTTAATCCTTAATCTCGGTACGGCATTCCTGGCCTCATCGGTAGTGCGACATTTTGATGGCACCATTAAACAAATTGTAATTTTACCGGCTTATATGACTATCATTGCCGGCATGGGCGGAAATGCAGCTACACAGGCATTGGCGGTAACGGTACGCAGGATTTCGTTGTACGACCTGACTGACAGCCAGGCCTACAGAACTGTATTAAAAGAATTCACTGTAGGATTAATTAATGGGGCTTGTACCGGGGCGATTGTATTTTTATTTGCGCTTTATTTTGATTCCAATCCTATGCTTGGCCTGGTTATTTTTTTAGCGATGACGGGGAACTTACTCATAGCAGGCATAACAGGTGCCGGCATTCCATTGGCGTTAAAAAGAATTGGAATTGATCCGGCTATTGCATCTTCCATTATTATCACCACATTTACCGACGTTTTCGGCTTTTTACTCTTGCTGGGACTAGCAAGCAAACTTTTACTTTAA
- the bioB gene encoding biotin synthase BioB yields MQQTKHNWTKEEISAIYHKPFLDLVYEAATIHRENKDYNEVQVSSLISIKTGGCAEDCSYCPQAARYHTDLEVQPLMQLGQVVSAAVKAKEGGASRLCMGAAWREVRDNRDFDRVIEMVKAVNDMDMEVCCTLGMLTESQAQRLADAGLYAYNHNIDTSEDDYKRIISTRTYDDRLNTIKNVRKAKLTVCSGGIIGLGETTEDRVAMLQTLANMEVHPESVPVNALVPVKGTPLEDQPRVPIWDMVRMIATARIVMPNSVVRLSAGRNEMSTLEQAFCFMAGASSIFAGDKLLTTPNPAFVDDMAMFELLGLKTRDAFKNGRPTNTINEKATEATV; encoded by the coding sequence ATGCAACAAACAAAACACAACTGGACTAAAGAAGAAATTTCGGCTATTTATCATAAGCCTTTTCTGGACTTGGTTTATGAAGCTGCTACTATACATCGTGAAAATAAAGATTACAATGAGGTTCAGGTGAGTTCCCTGATCTCTATAAAGACAGGTGGCTGTGCTGAAGACTGTTCTTATTGTCCACAGGCCGCACGTTACCATACCGATCTGGAAGTACAACCATTGATGCAGCTGGGTCAGGTAGTTAGCGCAGCGGTAAAAGCGAAGGAGGGAGGCGCCTCCCGTTTGTGTATGGGTGCTGCATGGCGTGAGGTACGTGACAACCGCGACTTTGATCGGGTTATAGAAATGGTAAAAGCTGTAAATGATATGGATATGGAGGTTTGCTGTACTTTGGGTATGCTGACCGAAAGTCAGGCACAAAGACTAGCCGATGCAGGTTTGTATGCTTACAACCACAATATCGATACTTCAGAAGATGATTATAAACGCATTATTTCGACCAGAACTTATGACGATCGTTTGAATACCATAAAAAACGTACGCAAGGCAAAATTAACGGTATGCAGTGGAGGAATAATTGGTTTGGGCGAAACTACAGAGGATCGGGTAGCTATGTTGCAAACGTTGGCCAATATGGAAGTACACCCCGAATCGGTGCCGGTAAATGCCCTTGTGCCTGTAAAAGGTACACCGTTGGAAGATCAGCCACGTGTTCCGATATGGGATATGGTACGAATGATTGCTACAGCACGTATTGTAATGCCAAATTCTGTAGTACGTTTGTCGGCTGGAAGAAATGAAATGAGCACTTTGGAGCAAGCATTTTGCTTTATGGCCGGAGCAAGTTCAATTTTCGCAGGTGATAAATTACTGACCACTCCAAATCCTGCTTTTGTTGATGATATGGCCATGTTTGAATTACTGGGATTGAAAACACGGGATGCGTTTAAAAATGGCAGACCGACAAATACAATTAACGAGAAAGCTACTGAAGCAACTGTTTAG
- a CDS encoding FUSC family membrane protein, whose amino-acid sequence MYNRPVRSIHDFLLSTYFADGLRITLGVLCPSLILAQFGLLQYGMTLSLGALCVSVVDTPGPIVHRRNAMLITTALITLIFIVVGLTNSSVYFTAVLIVFFSFIFSMFFLYGTRAASIGTAALLIMVLSIDDLRPWKEVLFSSALLLAGSLWYTLLSYFFYRIRPFRIVQQTLSDSIHEVSLFLRAKAKFYHQNIDYDDNYADILQLQVEVHEKQDAVREVLFRTREIVRESTPEGRFLLLVFVDMVDLFEQVMSTYYNYKQLHEQFDASGILKHYESVIIKIADELDDIAFALKTGGTPSLPTSLIEDVDKLRNEINQLELNNTEGRYNTLGIIALKNIEVNIENILSRVKTINSYFNKKEKKNLKARDIEVERFVTRQSLDRQLLYENLTFSSSTFRHSIRVAIVMLIGFIVAKSLSFSHSYWILLTILVISKPGFSLTKQRNYERIIGTVVGAFIGMGILVYIQDKNTLFVILLLCMIGAYSFQRKNYVVSVLFMTPYILVLFDFLGMGSLSIARERIYDTLIGSGIALLASYSLFPNWEHEKLKEAMLDTLKANMKYFEEVVLLYVDEVHNLTNYKVARKEVYVASANLASLFQRMFSEPKSKQLMIKELHQFTALNHHLSSYIATLSLYKKEHAFVVADFDELKPVVQNTNYLLNLAVENLVNNKGTISNVPLIRRNINPELAENKDDEIVVAEQIDLIQKVAYDIFKLSEKIKI is encoded by the coding sequence ATGTACAATCGCCCCGTCAGAAGTATTCATGATTTTTTGCTAAGTACTTATTTTGCTGATGGTTTGCGTATCACATTGGGCGTGCTTTGTCCATCTTTAATTTTGGCACAGTTTGGTTTATTGCAGTATGGCATGACCTTATCTCTGGGCGCTTTGTGTGTAAGTGTGGTCGACACACCAGGCCCAATAGTTCATCGGAGAAATGCGATGTTGATTACAACAGCATTGATCACACTTATTTTTATTGTGGTCGGGCTAACCAACAGCAGCGTTTATTTTACCGCTGTGTTGATTGTTTTTTTTAGTTTCATTTTTTCCATGTTTTTCCTGTATGGAACCCGGGCAGCTTCAATTGGTACTGCAGCCTTGCTGATCATGGTGTTGAGTATCGACGATTTGAGGCCATGGAAAGAAGTTCTTTTTTCATCAGCATTGCTTCTGGCTGGTAGTCTTTGGTATACCCTGCTCAGCTATTTTTTCTATAGAATTCGCCCGTTTCGAATTGTTCAGCAAACTTTAAGTGATTCTATTCATGAAGTGAGTTTGTTTTTACGTGCAAAAGCTAAATTTTATCATCAGAACATCGATTATGATGATAATTATGCCGATATATTGCAATTGCAGGTCGAAGTTCACGAAAAGCAAGACGCTGTAAGAGAGGTCTTATTCAGAACCCGGGAGATTGTACGTGAATCGACACCTGAAGGACGATTTTTGTTATTGGTTTTTGTAGATATGGTAGACCTGTTTGAACAGGTAATGTCTACCTACTATAACTATAAACAGCTTCACGAGCAATTCGATGCTTCGGGGATATTGAAACATTACGAATCTGTTATCATCAAAATAGCTGATGAGCTGGATGATATTGCCTTTGCGTTAAAAACCGGAGGCACCCCTAGCCTGCCTACGTCGCTGATTGAAGATGTAGATAAATTGAGAAATGAGATTAACCAACTTGAGCTCAATAATACGGAAGGAAGGTATAACACGCTAGGTATTATAGCTTTAAAAAACATCGAGGTCAATATTGAAAATATCCTTTCCCGTGTTAAAACAATCAATAGTTATTTTAATAAAAAAGAAAAGAAAAATCTGAAGGCCAGGGATATCGAAGTGGAAAGGTTTGTAACCAGGCAAAGTCTTGACCGGCAGCTGTTGTACGAAAATCTTACATTCAGCTCATCTACTTTCCGTCATTCTATCAGGGTTGCTATTGTGATGCTCATTGGCTTTATTGTGGCGAAATCCTTAAGCTTTTCTCATAGTTATTGGATATTGCTCACCATTCTGGTAATTTCCAAACCAGGATTTAGTTTAACTAAACAAAGGAATTACGAAAGAATTATTGGTACTGTTGTCGGAGCCTTTATTGGCATGGGGATATTGGTTTATATTCAAGATAAAAATACATTGTTTGTGATCTTACTCTTATGTATGATTGGCGCTTATAGTTTTCAGCGTAAAAACTATGTGGTCAGTGTACTTTTTATGACACCTTATATCCTTGTGCTTTTTGATTTTCTGGGAATGGGAAGTCTGTCCATAGCTCGGGAAAGGATTTATGATACTTTAATCGGATCGGGTATTGCCTTGCTGGCCAGCTATTCTCTTTTCCCCAATTGGGAGCATGAAAAGCTAAAAGAGGCTATGCTGGATACACTCAAAGCAAATATGAAGTATTTTGAAGAGGTTGTTTTATTATATGTGGATGAGGTACACAATCTCACCAATTACAAGGTTGCACGTAAAGAAGTATATGTGGCTAGCGCTAACCTGGCTTCACTATTTCAACGTATGTTTTCCGAACCTAAAAGCAAGCAGCTCATGATTAAAGAACTGCATCAGTTTACGGCTTTAAACCATCACCTGTCTTCCTATATTGCCACATTGTCGCTTTATAAAAAGGAACATGCCTTTGTAGTTGCTGATTTTGATGAGCTTAAACCAGTTGTTCAGAATACCAATTATTTGCTCAATCTGGCTGTCGAAAATCTGGTAAATAATAAAGGTACAATAAGTAATGTCCCTTTAATCAGAAGGAATATCAACCCGGAATTAGCTGAAAATAAAGATGATGAAATAGTTGTTGCAGAACAGATCGATTTGATACAAAAAGTGGCCTACGACATTTTCAAACTTTCTGAGAAAATTAAAATATAA
- a CDS encoding lipopolysaccharide assembly protein LapB — MSKISLLSSLFLVSISYNIAFAQKSQLQIARNSVGKLQVAINGKQDAKKQLSVLGEGIKAAEAAQNDNKTKKWPETWALKAYLSSYVSIIDIDEGNAERYYNFATQAIDSAKRLDKFQANFRLIKAADYNINIRKQKKGSIAYANGDFAAAYELLKEVSDFLPKDTTLAINTALSAQNIKSYDKALAYFKRAKENGVKNPIVFQNMANIYTSKFEHELAIRTLEDGIKVNPYNVFLTNDYINLLLDNEKYSEAMHVIESTLKVETNNKLLYFLYGYLQQNKANNSTAELAYNRALTLDENYFDALYQLGLVYINSANETLKSGKTENAAKFSAFINRAEIALLQAHEVNQNDKSTVQLLIDIYTRKHRLDKVQELRSKLEEF; from the coding sequence GTTATAATATCGCCTTTGCACAAAAAAGCCAGCTTCAAATTGCGCGCAATAGTGTGGGTAAGTTGCAGGTTGCAATCAATGGTAAACAGGATGCTAAAAAACAACTGAGCGTGCTAGGAGAGGGGATCAAAGCGGCAGAAGCAGCCCAAAATGATAATAAGACGAAAAAATGGCCTGAAACATGGGCACTGAAAGCCTATTTAAGTTCTTACGTTTCAATTATCGATATTGACGAAGGAAATGCTGAGCGATACTATAATTTTGCCACACAAGCAATTGATTCGGCAAAGCGATTAGATAAATTTCAGGCCAATTTCCGATTGATTAAGGCTGCTGATTATAATATCAATATCAGAAAACAAAAAAAAGGTAGCATAGCCTATGCAAATGGCGATTTTGCAGCAGCGTATGAATTGCTTAAAGAGGTAAGTGACTTTTTACCCAAGGATACTACACTGGCTATAAATACTGCATTATCTGCGCAAAATATAAAGTCTTATGACAAAGCCCTGGCATATTTTAAAAGAGCAAAGGAAAATGGTGTCAAAAATCCAATCGTTTTCCAGAACATGGCAAATATTTATACATCCAAGTTTGAACACGAATTGGCCATACGAACCCTTGAAGACGGCATTAAAGTAAATCCGTATAATGTTTTTCTGACCAATGATTATATTAATCTGTTGTTAGACAATGAAAAATATAGCGAAGCCATGCATGTCATTGAATCGACTCTTAAAGTTGAAACCAATAACAAACTATTGTATTTTCTATATGGTTATCTGCAACAGAATAAAGCCAATAACAGCACTGCCGAACTGGCATACAATAGAGCTTTAACATTGGATGAGAATTATTTTGATGCTTTGTATCAATTGGGATTAGTGTACATTAATTCAGCAAACGAAACACTTAAATCTGGCAAGACTGAAAATGCAGCAAAATTCTCGGCCTTCATCAATCGTGCTGAAATTGCATTGCTGCAAGCGCACGAGGTAAATCAAAATGATAAATCTACCGTCCAGCTGTTGATTGATATTTATACCCGTAAACACCGACTGGACAAAGTTCAGGAGCTTAGAAGCAAGCTGGAGGAATTTTAG